GTCGAACCCGCGGATCAGGAACGTATCGACGCCAAGTGCGTAATAGCGGCCCAGCGCTTGCGCCACCTGTTCTGCGGTACCGACGAGTGCCGTTGAATTCCAGCGAGCGCCCGTCGCTTTTGCGACGCCCATCCACAGGCGCTCGTCCACGACGTCGCCGCGTTGGGCGGCGGCCAGCAGTCGCTGCGAGCCGACGTTCTCGGGAGCTTCGGCACGAAGTCCAAGGCTTGCTCGCGTTGCTTTGACCTGACGCAGCACGTCGTCGGCCCGCGCCCATGCTTGTTCTTCCGTGTCGGCGACGATGGGGCGGAACGAGATCGAAAAGCGTGGCTTACGGCCGTAACGCTGCGCGGCGGTGCGTACGCGGTTGACTAGCGACTCGACGGCGTCGAGCGGCTCGCCCCACAGCATGTACGTATCGGCGTGGCGTGCCGCGACGTCGATGGCGGCGTCGGACGCACCGCTGAAGTAAATCGGGATGTGCGGCTTCTGCCAGGTCCGTACGGCGGGTGACGCCTGTTCGAAGCGATAGTGCGCGCCGTCGAAGTCGACCGGACTGTCGGCAGTCCAAATGCGCTTGAGGGCATCGAGGTATTCGTCCGTGCGGGTGTAGCGTGCGTCGTGATCGAGAAAGTCGCCATCGCGGCGCAAATCGGCATCGTTGCCACCGGAGACGACGTTGAGCGCCACCCGTCCGCGCGAGAACTGATCGAGCGTGGCGAGTTGACGGGCCGCGAGCGGTGCCGCGATGACCCCGGGACGGTAGGCGAGCAGAATTCCCAGCCGTTGGGTCGCGGCTGCGACGTGGCTACTGACGAGGCTGCCTTCCGGGCCGTTCGAGAAGTAGCCGATGAGGGCGCGGTCGAAACCGGCCGTCTCATGGGCCTGCGCCATGCGCGTAATGAACGTGGGGTCGACGGCCGCGCCCGTGGGTTGATCGACTTCGGACCCCGGCGCTGCCGTGATCATCCCGATAATTTCTACGCTCATAAGTGCACTCCATACAGGCAAAGTGCGAGCGTAGCGGGCGCATGGCCCGCCGTGAACGAAGGAAATCGGGATACGTTATGCCGCGAGTCGGCATAAGCATCGCCAGCGTGCGACGCAATCCTTAAGACGAGATTTGGCGCTCACCAGCCGTGCAGACGTGGCCACGTTGCGACATCGCGATCCTGATCGATGGCGTGGTACTCGGGAAACTGCGCACCCGTCGCACACGCGTGATTCGGCAGAATGCGAAGCAGCGTGCCGATGGGGAAGCGTGCCACGATGTCCCCGTCGGCTCCACCCTCGCGCGACAAAATGCCGTGCTCCTGATTCGCACCGCTCAGCACGTAACCGGGCACAACGCTGCCGTCGATTCGGCAAACCTGCCCGTAGCCGAAGTCATGCTTCTGCTTTTGTGTGCCCCGGTCGCGGCTCATGGCCATCCAGCCAGCGTCGACGATGGCCCAGCCTTTGTCGGCCTGATGTCCGATCACCGTCGTGAGTACGCTCAGTGCCAGCTCGTCGGTCGTGCATACGCCCACGTTATGCATCACCAGATCGAAGAACACATACACACCGGCGCGGACTTCCGTCACGCCTTCCAGGTGTTCGGCGGCGAGCGCGGTGGGCGTCGAGCCGACGCTCACGACCGGACACGGCAGACCGGCATCGCGCAGACGCGTTGCCGCCAGCACGCAGCCCGCACGCTCCTGTTCGGCGATGGCGGCGAGCGCTTCGGGCGTGTCGAAGTCGTAGCTCGAACCGGCGTGCGTCATGACGCCGCCCAGCTTCGCGCCGCCATCGTGCAGCACGCGGGCGACGTCGATCAGGGCGTCCTCACCGGGACGGATGCCCGAGCGGTGTCCGTCCGTATCGATCTCGATCCACACGTCGAACGTCTCACCATACTCGGCCCCGAAGGCGACGATGGCCTGCGCCGACGCCACGCTGTCCGTGATGATCTTCAGATCGCAACCCCGGCGACGCAACGCCAGCGCCGCAGGCAACTTGCTCGCCACCATGCCTACTGCATAAAGGATGTCGGTTACGCCGTGGTCGAAGAAGTGCGCAGCTTCTTTGAGCGTGGACACAGTGATGCCCGTTGCACCAGCATCGATTTGGGCTTGTGCAACTTCCACGGACTTGCTGGTTTTGACGTGCGGCCGAAATCGCACGCCGAGCGTGTCCATGCGCGATTGCATGCGGCGGATGTTTTGTTGCATGCGGGGCACATCGATAACGGCGGCAGGCGTTTCCAACATTTCCAGCGTTCGCAAGGACGCGAGCGCAGCGTTGTGGGTCGAAGTCATGGCGATGATTCTCAGGCGGTGGCGTGGAAGTGGCGAAGCCAGTCGAGTGCAGGGGCAAGCGTGGGCGCTTCGCCATCGGGGGCGGGCGCACCGTCGGGACGCGACAGGCCAACACGGTTATGCCAGAACGTGCGCAAGCCAACGGCGGACGTGCCGAAGAGGTCGTAACCGGAACCGGCGACGAAGGCCGCATCGCTGGCGTCGACACCAAGCTTGTCGAGGGCCAGACGATACGGGCGAGGGTCGGGTTTGTAGAACCCGGCTTCCTCCGACGTCACCACGACATCCCAGTCGATGCCGAGCAACGCGGCGGCTTGATGCCCGAGTGTCTTCGAACAGTTCGTGACGACGCCCAGTTTGCAGTGCGGACGAAGCGCCTGAAGCAACTCGCGTGCACCGTCCCAGGCGGGGAGTGTGAGCCACTCGGCTTCGAGCGCAAGCGGTGCCGACGGCGGCAGACCGACGTGCGCCGCCGCCTCGCGCACCAGTTGTTCGTAGCTCACATATGCGCCGCAGCCGTAGGTGCGTCGCAGATACTCCGCGCGCCACGTGCGGCCCGTAGTTTCGCTACCGGCGGCGCGATTCCATACGGTCCACGAGTCGAGCAGCGCCGTCAGAAGATCGAAGAGCACGGCGCGCGGCCAGCCGGTCTCGCGGGCGGGGGATGTGTCGGACATGACAGCCTCTTTCATTGTGATTTTGCGTGAGATGACTGGACGCAGTGTAGGAAGGGTAGGGCGTGCTGTGGTTAAATTACGGCACATCAAACATTAAGCTCAGGTGAATGATTCAGATCGAAGACCTGCGTCTGATCGAGGCGCTGTCGCAGTCGGCATCGCTG
This window of the Pandoraea sputorum genome carries:
- a CDS encoding LLM class flavin-dependent oxidoreductase, translating into MSVEIIGMITAAPGSEVDQPTGAAVDPTFITRMAQAHETAGFDRALIGYFSNGPEGSLVSSHVAAATQRLGILLAYRPGVIAAPLAARQLATLDQFSRGRVALNVVSGGNDADLRRDGDFLDHDARYTRTDEYLDALKRIWTADSPVDFDGAHYRFEQASPAVRTWQKPHIPIYFSGASDAAIDVAARHADTYMLWGEPLDAVESLVNRVRTAAQRYGRKPRFSISFRPIVADTEEQAWARADDVLRQVKATRASLGLRAEAPENVGSQRLLAAAQRGDVVDERLWMGVAKATGARWNSTALVGTAEQVAQALGRYYALGVDTFLIRGFDPLGDTIRYGESLIPAIRRHTAELDRQRAPQAA
- a CDS encoding DSD1 family PLP-dependent enzyme; this encodes MTSTHNAALASLRTLEMLETPAAVIDVPRMQQNIRRMQSRMDTLGVRFRPHVKTSKSVEVAQAQIDAGATGITVSTLKEAAHFFDHGVTDILYAVGMVASKLPAALALRRRGCDLKIITDSVASAQAIVAFGAEYGETFDVWIEIDTDGHRSGIRPGEDALIDVARVLHDGGAKLGGVMTHAGSSYDFDTPEALAAIAEQERAGCVLAATRLRDAGLPCPVVSVGSTPTALAAEHLEGVTEVRAGVYVFFDLVMHNVGVCTTDELALSVLTTVIGHQADKGWAIVDAGWMAMSRDRGTQKQKHDFGYGQVCRIDGSVVPGYVLSGANQEHGILSREGGADGDIVARFPIGTLLRILPNHACATGAQFPEYHAIDQDRDVATWPRLHGW
- a CDS encoding HAD family hydrolase, which translates into the protein MSDTSPARETGWPRAVLFDLLTALLDSWTVWNRAAGSETTGRTWRAEYLRRTYGCGAYVSYEQLVREAAAHVGLPPSAPLALEAEWLTLPAWDGARELLQALRPHCKLGVVTNCSKTLGHQAAALLGIDWDVVVTSEEAGFYKPDPRPYRLALDKLGVDASDAAFVAGSGYDLFGTSAVGLRTFWHNRVGLSRPDGAPAPDGEAPTLAPALDWLRHFHATA